In Microcoleus sp. FACHB-831, one DNA window encodes the following:
- a CDS encoding FUSC family protein yields the protein MPSAPQRPLNWLLQQFQLKPGKPAISSGLRTLALVGGPIGVGILTDRAAASAIAVMAALFVGMVDVGGAYRQKATAAISATIGVTVALLIANLVSHTLWLAIPTTFFVIFIAGLAGLYGRIPATVSLVTSLMFVVSIAKFASFPNISTVLQQCALCLAGGAWATVLSLGLWVLRPYEPAMQAVAAGYRTLSKFIESASEIGSNPQDRQEWATRFLQAQDNVTQELVSARSVWTDVWTRQAAANLRGNQLLVLLEDATQISNSIVALVEVLTIASDRPLFERVQREINQVMEQLAIALKMLSKAIAKSKNSVHLEDLDRAIEALEHQWQILRSQVLNQTNSPQNDDYAEFVNISKITTSLKLLADQLHTDAEIVRDLQRGERRSIAQRDISLPMQPERSSIIDTLKNNLTFRSVLFRHALRLALIVTIAELLAELLQIPQGYWVTLTALVALKPDFGGTSQATVQRVIGTTLGGILGIALVLLLHNSVAIAICILLLMVAAMSLRPLSYGIFITLLTPVIILLLNVTGKGGLHIGVLRIADTLAGGVLALIGSYLLFPSWERQQLPTQLETTIRANLAYFQQVIASYLNSRQNPSSDSIRNLRHQAALENANAAAAAQRLFGEPRHVQGEVEPVTTLILYIRGFFSSVTTLAEHRREFSGEYLVADLKQFADVIVQVLENLADALQQGQPPQPLPALDTYLETIHEHIAQLHATRISEFATNPSTLTATVQAVRERTPVSTELDRIVREIAAMHSAIARLQK from the coding sequence ATGCCATCTGCACCTCAACGACCGCTAAACTGGCTGTTACAGCAGTTTCAGCTCAAGCCCGGTAAACCTGCCATTTCCTCTGGCTTGCGTACTCTTGCATTAGTGGGGGGGCCAATTGGTGTTGGCATCCTGACAGATCGTGCGGCTGCTAGTGCGATCGCGGTGATGGCTGCCTTGTTCGTTGGAATGGTGGATGTGGGTGGAGCCTACCGCCAGAAGGCGACTGCCGCGATCTCGGCAACGATTGGAGTGACTGTGGCGTTGCTAATCGCAAATTTGGTTAGCCACACCCTCTGGTTAGCAATCCCGACGACATTCTTTGTAATATTCATTGCAGGTTTAGCGGGTCTATATGGCAGAATCCCGGCGACAGTCAGCTTGGTCACATCGCTGATGTTTGTCGTCTCGATTGCTAAATTTGCTTCCTTTCCCAACATATCTACCGTGCTTCAGCAATGCGCCCTGTGTCTAGCTGGCGGAGCATGGGCAACAGTGTTGTCTCTGGGATTGTGGGTACTGCGCCCTTATGAACCCGCCATGCAAGCAGTCGCCGCTGGTTATCGCACGTTGAGCAAATTTATTGAATCGGCAAGCGAGATCGGATCGAATCCACAGGATCGTCAGGAGTGGGCAACGCGATTTTTACAAGCTCAAGATAATGTCACGCAGGAGTTAGTATCTGCTCGTAGCGTCTGGACGGATGTGTGGACGAGGCAAGCAGCCGCTAATCTGCGAGGAAATCAATTACTCGTCTTGCTTGAGGATGCCACTCAAATTAGCAATTCGATTGTGGCATTAGTCGAAGTGTTAACGATCGCATCCGATCGTCCGCTATTCGAGCGGGTGCAAAGAGAAATTAACCAAGTAATGGAACAATTGGCAATTGCTTTAAAAATGTTATCAAAAGCGATCGCCAAAAGCAAAAACTCCGTTCACCTAGAAGATTTGGATCGGGCAATCGAAGCGCTGGAACACCAGTGGCAAATATTGCGCTCTCAAGTCCTTAATCAAACGAACAGCCCTCAGAACGATGACTATGCTGAATTTGTCAACATTAGCAAAATTACAACCAGCCTTAAACTACTCGCAGATCAGCTTCATACCGATGCGGAAATTGTTAGAGATTTGCAACGGGGAGAACGGCGCAGCATTGCTCAGCGAGACATTTCCCTACCGATGCAGCCAGAGCGTTCCTCAATAATTGATACGCTGAAAAATAACCTCACGTTTCGCTCAGTTCTGTTTCGTCATGCGTTGCGACTGGCGCTGATAGTAACCATCGCTGAATTACTGGCTGAGCTATTGCAAATACCTCAAGGCTATTGGGTGACTCTAACCGCTCTAGTTGCACTCAAGCCGGACTTTGGCGGAACATCTCAGGCAACCGTGCAACGAGTCATCGGCACCACATTAGGTGGAATCTTAGGCATTGCTCTAGTCTTGCTGCTGCACAATTCAGTAGCGATCGCCATCTGTATCCTGCTACTCATGGTTGCTGCTATGTCGCTGCGACCCCTGAGTTACGGTATATTCATCACCCTGCTTACTCCTGTCATCATCTTGCTCCTCAACGTGACGGGTAAAGGTGGTTTGCACATTGGAGTATTGCGGATTGCCGATACTTTAGCTGGGGGAGTATTGGCGCTAATTGGTAGCTATCTGTTGTTCCCCAGTTGGGAGCGACAGCAGCTTCCGACACAACTGGAAACTACGATTCGAGCCAATCTTGCCTACTTTCAACAAGTCATCGCCAGCTATCTCAATTCACGACAAAATCCATCTTCTGACTCAATCAGAAACCTGCGCCATCAAGCAGCTTTGGAGAATGCTAATGCTGCGGCTGCGGCTCAACGTTTATTCGGCGAACCCCGTCACGTTCAAGGAGAAGTTGAACCCGTCACGACGCTGATACTTTACATTCGCGGCTTTTTCAGCTCAGTCACAACCCTTGCAGAACATCGACGGGAATTTAGCGGAGAGTACCTCGTTGCCGATCTCAAACAATTTGCTGATGTTATTGTCCAGGTTTTAGAGAATTTAGCAGATGCTCTGCAACAAGGACAGCCACCGCAGCCTCTACCAGCGCTGGATACTTATTTAGAAACAATTCACGAGCATATTGCACAATTACACGCGACTCGAATATCAGAGTTTGCCACCAATCCAAGTACGCTGACTGCTACAGTGCAAGCAGTTCGGGAACGAACTCCTGTTTCCACAGAACTGGATAGAATTGTCCGTGAAATTGCCGCTATGCACAGCGCGATCGCCCGTCTGCAAAAATGA